From a single Nissabacter sp. SGAir0207 genomic region:
- the csdE gene encoding cysteine desulfurase sulfur acceptor subunit CsdE, giving the protein MLAPHPFGTEITLEALVATFTGYSQWEDRYRQLIQLARRLPPMDEALKTPARELSGCENRVWFDYQRNADGTLHFYGDSEGRIVKGLLAVILTAVEGQTPAALRQWDLLALFDTLGLRQQLSATRAGGLQALADAVARIAATEGG; this is encoded by the coding sequence TTGCTCGCCCCCCACCCCTTCGGGACGGAGATCACCCTGGAGGCGCTGGTCGCCACCTTCACCGGATACAGCCAGTGGGAGGATCGCTATCGCCAGCTGATCCAGCTGGCACGGCGGCTGCCGCCGATGGATGAGGCGCTGAAAACGCCGGCGCGGGAGCTGTCCGGCTGTGAGAACCGCGTCTGGTTTGATTACCAGCGCAATGCGGATGGCACGCTGCACTTCTATGGCGACAGCGAGGGACGGATCGTCAAGGGGCTGCTGGCGGTGATCCTGACGGCAGTAGAGGGGCAGACGCCTGCTGCCCTGCGCCAGTGGGATCTGCTGGCGCTGTTTGACACCCTCGGCCTGCGCCAGCAGCTTAGCGCCACCCGCGCTGGCGGCTTGCAGGCGCTGGCGGATGCCGTGGCGCGCATCGCCGCCACCGAAGGCGGCTGA
- a CDS encoding YgdI/YgdR family lipoprotein: MKKIAAVVSAVMLTCTLAACSSNYVMHTNDGRTIVADGKPKVDDDTGMISYTDAYGNQQQINRSDVKEMVKGE; this comes from the coding sequence ATGAAGAAGATAGCGGCAGTGGTTTCTGCGGTAATGCTCACGTGTACTTTGGCTGCCTGTTCCAGCAACTATGTCATGCATACGAATGATGGTCGTACCATCGTTGCTGATGGCAAACCGAAAGTTGATGATGATACCGGGATGATCAGCTACACCGATGCCTACGGCAATCAGCAGCAGATTAACCGTTCCGATGTCAAAGAGATGGTGAAAGGGGAGTAA
- the mltA gene encoding murein transglycosylase A yields MRGMFKYIVSGLVVAVLAGCSSKPTDRGQQYKDGHLKQPLELVNEPNAKGKPVNAKDYSDQLLEIRYASPGLFDRNSATYQNVQQWIRDGADTRALSQYGLNAYQMEGVDNFGNVQFTGYYTPVVQARYTPQGEFRYPLYRMPPKGKRRLPDRAAIYSGALDERYVVAYTNSLMDNFMMEVQGSGYVDYGDGRPLMFFGYAGKNGHAYRSIGKVLIDRGEVAREDMSMQAIRKWADSHSEAEVRELLEQNPSFVFFKPEMFAPVKGASAVPLIAKASVASDRSLIPAGTTLLAEVPELDNEGKFTGKYHMRLMVALDVGGAIKGQHFDIYQGIGPDAGHAAGYYNHYGRVWVLKSKQSGGPLFTAYQSQGKPGLQTSSPQGGSFLVNNQQ; encoded by the coding sequence ATGAGAGGAATGTTCAAATATATCGTCAGTGGATTGGTGGTGGCCGTGCTGGCTGGCTGTTCATCCAAGCCCACCGATCGCGGCCAGCAGTATAAGGATGGGCATCTCAAGCAGCCGTTGGAGCTGGTGAATGAGCCAAATGCCAAGGGAAAACCGGTCAATGCGAAGGATTATTCTGACCAGTTGCTGGAGATCCGCTACGCCTCGCCGGGCCTGTTCGATCGCAACAGCGCCACCTACCAGAATGTGCAGCAGTGGATCCGCGATGGCGCCGACACCCGCGCCCTGAGCCAGTATGGCCTGAATGCCTACCAGATGGAGGGGGTGGATAACTTCGGCAACGTGCAGTTCACCGGATACTATACGCCGGTGGTGCAGGCGCGCTACACGCCGCAGGGCGAGTTCCGTTACCCGCTCTACCGGATGCCGCCGAAGGGCAAGCGCCGCCTGCCGGATCGCGCCGCCATTTACTCCGGCGCGCTGGATGAGCGTTATGTGGTGGCCTACACCAACTCGCTGATGGACAACTTCATGATGGAAGTGCAGGGCAGCGGCTACGTGGATTATGGCGATGGCCGCCCGCTGATGTTCTTCGGCTATGCCGGTAAGAATGGCCACGCCTATCGCAGCATTGGCAAGGTGCTGATTGATCGCGGCGAGGTGGCGCGCGAAGATATGTCGATGCAGGCAATCCGCAAGTGGGCCGACAGCCACTCCGAGGCCGAGGTGCGCGAGCTGCTGGAGCAGAACCCCTCCTTTGTCTTCTTCAAGCCGGAGATGTTCGCACCGGTGAAGGGCGCGAGCGCCGTGCCGCTGATCGCCAAGGCGTCGGTGGCCTCTGACCGCTCGCTGATCCCCGCTGGCACCACGCTGCTGGCCGAAGTGCCAGAGCTGGACAACGAGGGCAAGTTCACCGGAAAATACCACATGCGGCTGATGGTGGCGCTGGATGTGGGCGGGGCCATCAAGGGCCAGCACTTTGACATCTACCAAGGCATTGGGCCGGACGCCGGTCACGCCGCGGGCTACTACAACCACTATGGCCGGGTCTGGGTGCTGAAATCCAAACAGAGCGGCGGCCCGCTGTTTACCGCCTACCAGAGCCAAGGCAAGCCCGGCTTGCAGACCTCCAGCCCACAGGGCGGGAGCTTCCTGGTCAATAACCAGCAATAA
- the tcdA gene encoding tRNA cyclic N6-threonylcarbamoyladenosine(37) synthase TcdA: MTTPAYSDAYLQRFGGTARLYGQSALAVFAQAHVCVIGIGGVGSWAAEALARTGIGAITLIDMDDVCVTNTNRQIHALKQSVGQAKTEVMAERIRAINPECRVTCVDDFITPDNVAELLNRDFSYVIDAIDSVRPKAALLAYCRRFKIPVVTTGGAGGQIDPTRIEVTDLAKTIQDPLAAKLRERLKGEFNVVKNSKGKLGIDCVFSSEPLVYPQPDGSVCASRSTAEGPKRMDCAAGFGAATMVTATFGFVAVSHALKKMVAKAERLAAAS, translated from the coding sequence GTGACAACTCCTGCGTACTCTGACGCTTATCTGCAACGTTTTGGCGGCACCGCCCGGCTCTATGGCCAGTCTGCGCTGGCGGTATTTGCCCAGGCGCATGTCTGCGTCATCGGCATCGGCGGCGTCGGCTCCTGGGCCGCCGAGGCACTGGCGCGCACCGGCATCGGTGCCATTACGCTGATTGACATGGATGATGTCTGCGTCACCAACACCAACCGCCAGATCCACGCCCTGAAACAGAGCGTCGGGCAGGCGAAAACCGAGGTGATGGCCGAGCGCATCCGCGCGATCAACCCGGAGTGCCGCGTCACCTGCGTGGATGACTTCATCACGCCAGACAACGTGGCCGAGCTGCTGAACCGCGATTTTAGCTACGTGATTGACGCCATCGACAGCGTGCGGCCAAAGGCGGCGCTGCTGGCCTACTGCCGACGCTTCAAGATCCCGGTGGTGACCACCGGCGGGGCGGGCGGGCAGATCGACCCGACGCGGATTGAGGTGACGGATCTGGCGAAAACCATTCAGGATCCGCTGGCCGCCAAGCTGCGCGAGCGGCTGAAAGGGGAGTTCAACGTGGTGAAAAACAGCAAGGGCAAGCTGGGGATCGACTGCGTATTCTCCAGCGAGCCGCTGGTCTACCCACAGCCGGATGGCTCGGTCTGCGCCTCGCGCAGCACCGCCGAGGGGCCAAAGCGCATGGATTGCGCCGCCGGGTTTGGCGCGGCCACCATGGTGACCGCGACCTTTGGCTTTGTCGCGGTTTCCCATGCGCTGAAGAAGATGGTGGCGAAGGCCGAACGGCTGGCCGCCGCCAGCTAA
- the argA gene encoding amino-acid N-acetyltransferase, giving the protein MKERSTELVQGFRHSVPYINAHRGKTFVIMLGGEAIEHENFANIVNDIGLLHSLGIRLVVVYGARPQIDANLAQHQCEPVYHKHTRVTDARTLEWVKQAAGLLQLDITARLSMSLNNTPLQGAHINVVSGNFIIAQPLGVDDGVDYCHSGRIRRIDEEAIHRQLDSGAIVLLGPVAVSVTGESFNLTSEEVATQLAIKLKAEKMIGFCAEQGVTDGEGNIISELFPNDAQQRIETLEGSGDYHSDTVRFLRGAVKACRSGVRRSHLISYQEDGALVQELFSRDGIGTQIVMESAEQIRRATINDIGGILELIRPLEQQGILVRRSREQLEMEIDKFTIIERDNLTIACAALYPFPQEKIGEMACVAVHPEYRSSSRGELLLQRIASQARQMGLEKLFVLTTRSIHWFQERGFQPAEVDVLPTEKLALYNYQRRSKILLADL; this is encoded by the coding sequence GTGAAGGAACGTAGTACAGAGCTGGTTCAAGGATTCCGTCACTCAGTTCCCTATATCAATGCCCACCGGGGCAAGACCTTTGTGATAATGCTGGGCGGCGAAGCCATTGAGCATGAGAACTTTGCCAATATCGTCAATGACATCGGCCTGCTGCATAGTCTGGGGATCCGGCTGGTGGTGGTCTATGGCGCGCGGCCGCAGATTGACGCCAACCTGGCCCAGCACCAGTGCGAGCCGGTCTACCATAAGCATACGCGGGTAACCGACGCCAGAACCCTGGAGTGGGTGAAGCAGGCGGCCGGCCTGCTGCAACTGGACATCACCGCCCGCCTCTCCATGAGCCTGAACAACACCCCGTTGCAGGGCGCGCACATCAACGTGGTGAGCGGCAACTTCATCATCGCCCAGCCGCTGGGGGTAGATGATGGCGTGGATTACTGCCACAGCGGCCGTATCCGCCGCATTGATGAGGAGGCGATCCATCGCCAGCTCGACAGCGGCGCGATTGTGCTGCTGGGGCCGGTGGCGGTGTCAGTGACCGGGGAGAGCTTCAACCTCACCTCTGAAGAGGTGGCGACGCAGCTGGCGATTAAACTGAAGGCGGAGAAGATGATTGGCTTCTGCGCTGAGCAGGGCGTGACGGATGGCGAGGGCAACATCATCTCTGAACTGTTCCCGAATGATGCCCAACAGCGGATTGAGACGTTAGAGGGCAGCGGCGACTACCACTCCGACACCGTGCGTTTCCTGCGTGGGGCCGTGAAAGCCTGCCGCAGCGGCGTGCGCCGCAGCCACCTGATCAGCTATCAGGAGGATGGCGCGCTGGTGCAGGAGCTGTTCTCACGGGACGGCATCGGCACCCAGATCGTGATGGAGAGCGCCGAGCAGATCCGCCGCGCCACTATCAATGACATCGGCGGCATCCTCGAACTGATCCGCCCGCTGGAGCAGCAGGGCATTCTGGTGCGCCGCTCGCGTGAGCAGCTGGAGATGGAGATCGACAAGTTCACCATCATCGAGCGTGACAACCTGACCATCGCCTGCGCCGCGCTCTACCCCTTCCCACAAGAGAAGATTGGCGAGATGGCCTGCGTGGCGGTGCACCCGGAGTACCGTAGCTCCTCGCGTGGCGAGTTGCTATTGCAGCGCATCGCCAGTCAGGCGCGCCAGATGGGGCTGGAGAAGCTGTTTGTGCTGACCACCCGCAGCATCCACTGGTTCCAGGAGCGCGGCTTCCAGCCAGCGGAGGTGGACGTACTGCCCACCGAGAAACTGGCGCTCTACAACTACCAGCGGCGTTCCAAGATCCTGTTGGCCGACCTCTAA
- a CDS encoding transcriptional regulator GcvA, with protein MSKRLPPLNALRVFDAAARHLSFTKAAEELFVTQAAVSHQIKSLEDFLGLKLFRRRNRSLLLTEEGQSYYLDIKEIFTALNDATRKLQARSAKGALTVSLPPSFAIQWLVPRLSGFNSAYPGIDVRIQAVDREEDKLADDVDVAIFYGRGNWPGLRTERLYAEYLLPACAPTLITGGEHPLKTPADLAYHTLLHDSSRRDWLAYTRQLGLQHINVQQGPIFSHSAMVVQAAVHGQGVALVNNVMAQMEIEAGRLICPFNDVLVSKNAFYLVCHDSQAELGKIAAFRQWILARAASEQEKFRFRYEH; from the coding sequence ATGTCCAAACGTCTACCGCCACTCAATGCCCTAAGGGTGTTTGATGCGGCCGCCCGCCACCTGAGCTTTACCAAGGCGGCAGAAGAGCTGTTCGTTACCCAGGCCGCTGTCAGCCACCAAATCAAGTCACTGGAAGATTTCCTCGGCCTGAAGCTGTTCCGTCGGCGTAACCGCTCGCTGCTGCTGACCGAAGAGGGGCAGAGCTACTACCTTGATATCAAGGAGATCTTCACCGCGCTGAATGACGCCACGCGCAAATTGCAGGCGCGCAGTGCCAAGGGGGCGCTGACGGTCAGCCTGCCGCCCAGCTTCGCTATCCAGTGGCTGGTGCCGCGCCTCTCAGGCTTCAACTCCGCCTATCCTGGCATCGATGTGCGCATCCAGGCGGTTGACCGCGAGGAGGACAAGCTGGCGGATGACGTGGATGTCGCCATTTTTTATGGCCGCGGCAACTGGCCGGGGCTGCGCACCGAGCGCCTCTACGCCGAGTACCTGCTGCCAGCCTGCGCGCCCACGTTGATAACCGGTGGCGAGCACCCGCTGAAAACCCCCGCTGACCTGGCTTACCACACCCTGCTGCATGACTCGTCGCGCCGCGACTGGCTGGCCTACACCCGCCAGCTTGGCTTGCAGCACATCAATGTGCAGCAGGGGCCGATCTTCAGCCACAGTGCAATGGTGGTACAGGCGGCGGTGCATGGGCAGGGGGTGGCGCTGGTGAACAATGTGATGGCACAGATGGAGATTGAGGCGGGCCGGTTGATCTGCCCCTTCAATGACGTGCTGGTAAGTAAAAACGCTTTTTATCTGGTTTGCCATGACAGTCAGGCAGAACTCGGTAAAATAGCGGCCTTCCGACAGTGGATCCTGGCGCGCGCCGCCAGTGAACAGGAAAAATTCCGTTTTCGTTATGAGCATTAA
- the csdA gene encoding cysteine desulfurase CsdA, with the protein MTPFDPAGFRRHFPALAQPGSYLDSAATALKPQAMIDATTAFYQQGGVTVHRSQHAQALAQTARYESARAQVAALIHAPQPQDIVWTRGATEALNLVAQGYFRPRLQPGDEILVSQAEHHANLLPWLMLAEQTGAKVLPLPLNAQQIPDVDALAELLRPRTRLLALGQMSNVTGGCPDLARAVALAHANQTLVVVDGAQGAVHCPPDVQALDIDFYAFSAHKLYGPTGLGVLYGKSALLAEMDAWQGGGKMISQVTFEDYRQQPAPHRFEAGTPNIAGVIGLSATLGWLAEQDMAAAERYSCELAREAERQLAELPHFRSFRRSDSSLLAFDFTDLHHSDLVTLLAEQGIALRAGQHCAQPLMAQLGVSGTLRASFAPYNTPQDVEALVAAVRQARALLLD; encoded by the coding sequence ATGACCCCCTTTGATCCCGCCGGCTTCCGCCGCCACTTCCCGGCGTTGGCGCAGCCCGGCAGCTACCTCGACAGCGCGGCCACGGCGCTGAAACCTCAGGCGATGATTGACGCCACCACCGCCTTCTACCAGCAGGGCGGCGTGACGGTGCACCGCAGCCAGCACGCGCAGGCGCTGGCGCAGACCGCCCGCTATGAGTCGGCGCGCGCCCAGGTGGCGGCCCTGATCCACGCCCCGCAGCCGCAGGACATCGTCTGGACGCGCGGTGCCACCGAGGCGTTGAATCTGGTGGCGCAGGGCTATTTCCGCCCGCGCCTGCAACCGGGCGATGAGATTCTGGTCAGCCAGGCGGAGCACCACGCCAACCTGTTGCCCTGGCTGATGCTGGCCGAGCAGACTGGCGCGAAAGTGCTGCCGCTGCCGCTGAATGCGCAGCAGATCCCGGACGTGGACGCATTAGCTGAGCTATTGCGGCCACGCACACGATTGCTCGCCCTTGGGCAGATGTCGAACGTCACTGGCGGCTGCCCGGATCTGGCGCGCGCAGTGGCGCTGGCCCATGCCAACCAGACGCTGGTGGTGGTGGATGGCGCGCAGGGCGCGGTGCACTGCCCGCCGGATGTGCAGGCGCTGGACATCGACTTCTATGCCTTCTCCGCCCATAAGCTCTATGGGCCGACTGGCCTTGGCGTGCTGTATGGCAAAAGCGCGCTGCTGGCGGAGATGGATGCCTGGCAGGGCGGCGGCAAGATGATAAGTCAGGTGACCTTTGAGGATTACCGCCAGCAGCCCGCGCCGCACCGCTTTGAGGCTGGCACCCCCAATATCGCCGGGGTGATTGGCCTCTCCGCCACTCTTGGCTGGCTGGCGGAACAGGATATGGCGGCGGCGGAGCGCTACAGCTGCGAACTGGCGCGGGAGGCCGAGCGTCAGCTGGCGGAGCTGCCGCACTTTCGCAGCTTCCGCCGGTCGGACTCCAGCCTACTGGCGTTCGACTTCACCGATCTGCACCACAGCGATCTGGTCACGCTGCTGGCGGAACAGGGCATCGCGCTGCGCGCTGGCCAGCACTGCGCCCAGCCGCTGATGGCGCAACTGGGCGTCAGCGGCACGCTGCGCGCCTCCTTCGCCCCTTACAACACCCCGCAGGACGTGGAGGCGCTGGTGGCTGCCGTGCGTCAGGCTCGCGCCCTGCTGCTGGATTAA
- the recD gene encoding exodeoxyribonuclease V subunit alpha, whose product MMTLLERALLGGALRPLDVQFARFLADEREPALMLAAACVSAEAGSGHVCLPLTHLSAAALFDGRHPELAGAMGERIGNPDHGQWREWLLAWPAVSDGSRPTPLVLHEDRLYLQRMWQCEAQVASFIASDCDQPADTQALAAILDALFGAGGAEPDWQKVAAAVAITRRISIISGGPGTGKTTTVAKLLAALVQLSGGKPLRIQLAAPTGKAAARLTESLGKASRELNLSVAIPQEASTLHRLLGAQPNSQRMRHHAANPLHLDVLVVDEASMVDLPMMARLIAALPPHARVIFLGDRDQLASVEAGAVLGDLCRFAEQGYSASRAGQLSELTGCALEGADHPSHASVRDSLCLLRKSYRFDARSGIGRLASAVNAGQAPQALKALEGSHEDVRGYPLGSAEEYQHLLAVCMEEYQPYLKQVNAGGDAAEILALFNRFRVLCALREGPFGVSGLNERIEQALSRQGVIRRAPGAAGRWYAGRPVMISRNDSALGLFNGDIGITLRDARHELRVYFQLPNGEIKSVQPSRLPAHETAYAMTVHKSQGSEFDHTLLVLPNQWLPVLTRELVYTAITRAKRQLSLYTSQKVLASAISTPTQRRSGLGDRLMQPLAS is encoded by the coding sequence CTGGCGGCGGCCTGTGTCAGCGCCGAGGCGGGCAGCGGCCACGTCTGCTTGCCGCTGACCCACCTGAGCGCCGCGGCGCTGTTTGATGGTCGCCACCCGGAGCTGGCCGGTGCCATGGGTGAGCGCATCGGTAACCCAGACCACGGACAGTGGCGCGAATGGCTGCTGGCGTGGCCAGCGGTGAGTGACGGCTCCCGCCCGACGCCGCTGGTGCTGCATGAAGATCGGCTCTACCTGCAACGGATGTGGCAGTGCGAGGCGCAGGTGGCGAGCTTTATCGCCAGCGACTGCGACCAGCCGGCGGATACGCAGGCGCTCGCCGCCATCCTGGATGCGCTGTTTGGCGCGGGCGGCGCGGAGCCGGACTGGCAGAAGGTGGCGGCCGCCGTGGCCATCACCCGGCGCATCTCCATCATCTCTGGCGGCCCCGGCACCGGCAAAACCACCACCGTCGCCAAGCTATTGGCGGCGCTGGTGCAGCTGTCTGGCGGCAAGCCACTGCGCATCCAGCTGGCCGCGCCGACCGGCAAGGCGGCGGCGCGCCTGACCGAGTCGCTGGGCAAGGCCAGCCGCGAACTCAATCTGTCGGTCGCCATCCCGCAGGAGGCATCGACGCTGCACCGCCTGCTTGGCGCGCAGCCCAACAGCCAGCGGATGCGCCATCATGCCGCCAACCCATTGCACCTCGACGTGCTGGTGGTGGATGAGGCGTCGATGGTGGATCTGCCAATGATGGCGCGGCTGATTGCGGCCCTGCCGCCACACGCCAGGGTGATCTTCTTAGGGGATCGCGACCAGCTGGCGTCCGTGGAGGCCGGGGCAGTGCTGGGCGATCTCTGTCGCTTCGCCGAGCAGGGTTACAGTGCGTCCCGCGCTGGCCAGCTCAGCGAGTTGACCGGCTGTGCGCTTGAGGGGGCCGACCACCCGAGCCACGCCTCCGTCCGTGACAGCCTCTGCCTGCTGCGCAAAAGCTACCGCTTCGATGCCCGCTCCGGCATTGGCCGGCTGGCGAGCGCGGTGAATGCCGGGCAGGCCCCGCAGGCGCTGAAGGCGCTGGAGGGGAGCCATGAGGATGTGCGCGGCTACCCGCTGGGCAGCGCCGAGGAGTACCAGCACCTGCTGGCGGTGTGTATGGAGGAGTACCAGCCCTACCTGAAACAGGTGAACGCAGGCGGGGATGCCGCCGAGATTTTGGCACTGTTCAACCGCTTCCGCGTGCTGTGCGCCCTGCGCGAGGGGCCATTTGGCGTCAGTGGGTTGAATGAACGGATTGAGCAGGCGCTGAGCCGACAAGGGGTGATCCGCCGTGCGCCGGGCGCGGCCGGACGCTGGTATGCAGGCCGACCAGTGATGATCAGCCGCAATGACAGTGCGCTGGGGTTGTTCAACGGCGATATTGGCATCACGCTGCGGGACGCGCGCCACGAGCTGCGCGTCTATTTCCAGTTGCCCAACGGCGAGATCAAATCGGTGCAGCCCAGCCGCCTGCCAGCCCACGAGACCGCCTACGCGATGACGGTGCACAAGTCGCAAGGGTCGGAGTTCGACCACACCCTGCTGGTGCTGCCCAACCAGTGGCTGCCAGTGCTGACGCGTGAGCTGGTCTACACCGCCATTACCCGCGCCAAACGGCAGCTTTCGCTCTATACCAGCCAGAAGGTGTTGGCGAGCGCCATCAGCACTCCCACCCAGCGCCGCAGCGGGCTGGGTGATCGGCTGATGCAGCCCCTCGCGTCATAG
- the amiC gene encoding N-acetylmuramoyl-L-alanine amidase AmiC — MTDQPTNLARRRLMQAATATWLLSVSRVGFAAASHVIAVRVWPSSTYTRVTLESNTPLKYRQFALSHPERVVIDIEGVHLNSVLEGIGKQVRSNDPYLKRARVGQFDPNTVRVVLELKRNSSPRLFTLSPVSSFKNRLVVDLYPANGHAAGGEAADPLLSLLQDYNQGDLERTLPAKSQASGHAGHDRPIIIMLDPGHGGEDPGAIGKYKTREKDIVLLIARRLKRLIDREPHMRAYMTRSEDVFIPLRVRVAKARKQRADLFVSIHADAFTNRAARGSSVFALSTKGATSAAARYLAQTQNESDEIGGVSRSGDKYLDHTMFDLVQTATINDSLKFGKEVLGRMGKVNHLHKSKVDQAGFAVLKAPDIPSILVETAFISNVQEERKLKTSRFQQQVAESILAGIKAYFAKGGLAARRG; from the coding sequence ATGACCGATCAACCCACCAATCTGGCGCGCCGTCGCCTGATGCAGGCCGCCACCGCGACCTGGTTGTTGAGTGTCAGCCGGGTCGGTTTTGCTGCCGCATCGCATGTTATCGCCGTCCGGGTCTGGCCCTCGTCCACTTACACCCGCGTGACACTGGAGTCCAACACGCCGCTCAAGTACCGGCAGTTTGCCCTCAGTCACCCGGAGCGGGTGGTGATCGACATTGAGGGCGTCCACCTCAACAGCGTGCTGGAGGGCATCGGCAAGCAGGTGCGCAGCAACGATCCCTACCTGAAGCGGGCGCGCGTCGGCCAGTTCGACCCCAATACCGTGCGCGTGGTGCTGGAGTTGAAGCGCAACAGCAGCCCGCGCCTGTTTACCCTCAGCCCGGTCTCCAGCTTTAAAAACCGGCTGGTGGTCGATCTCTATCCGGCCAACGGCCATGCCGCCGGGGGGGAGGCGGCGGATCCGCTGCTGTCGCTGTTGCAGGACTACAATCAGGGCGACCTGGAGCGCACTCTGCCAGCGAAGAGCCAGGCGAGCGGCCATGCCGGGCATGACCGGCCCATCATCATCATGCTCGATCCCGGCCACGGCGGCGAGGATCCGGGGGCCATCGGTAAGTACAAAACGCGTGAGAAGGACATTGTGCTGCTGATTGCGCGGCGGCTGAAACGGCTGATTGACCGCGAGCCGCATATGCGCGCCTACATGACGCGCAGTGAGGATGTGTTCATCCCGCTGCGGGTGAGGGTGGCAAAAGCGCGCAAACAGCGGGCCGACCTGTTCGTCTCGATCCATGCCGATGCCTTTACCAACCGGGCGGCGCGCGGCTCCTCGGTGTTTGCGCTCTCCACCAAGGGGGCGACCAGCGCGGCGGCGCGCTATCTGGCGCAGACGCAAAATGAGTCCGATGAGATTGGCGGCGTCAGCCGCAGCGGCGACAAGTACCTCGATCACACCATGTTTGATCTGGTGCAGACCGCCACCATCAATGACAGCCTGAAATTCGGCAAAGAGGTGCTGGGGCGGATGGGCAAGGTCAACCACCTGCACAAGAGCAAGGTCGATCAGGCGGGCTTTGCGGTGCTGAAGGCACCAGACATTCCGTCGATTCTGGTGGAGACGGCCTTTATCAGCAATGTGCAGGAGGAGCGCAAGCTGAAAACCAGCCGCTTCCAGCAACAGGTGGCGGAGTCCATTTTGGCCGGCATTAAGGCCTACTTTGCCAAGGGCGGGCTGGCGGCACGGCGCGGATAG
- a CDS encoding DUF423 domain-containing protein, translated as MSSRFMLIFAAISGFVFVALGAFGAHVLSGSLGAKEMAWIQTGLNYQGIHTLAVMALGVAMQRRTCLWFYWSGALLALGTVLFSGSLYCLALSQLRLWVFVTPVGGFCFLAGWVLMLIGALRLKKRAERHE; from the coding sequence ATGAGCAGCCGTTTCATGTTGATTTTCGCCGCCATCAGCGGCTTTGTGTTTGTCGCGTTGGGCGCGTTTGGTGCCCATGTTTTGAGTGGGTCGCTGGGTGCCAAGGAGATGGCCTGGATCCAGACCGGCCTGAATTATCAGGGTATCCACACCCTGGCAGTGATGGCGCTGGGTGTGGCGATGCAGCGCCGCACCTGCCTCTGGTTCTACTGGAGCGGCGCACTGCTGGCGCTGGGCACGGTGCTGTTCAGCGGCAGCCTCTACTGTCTGGCGCTGTCACAGCTGCGCCTGTGGGTTTTCGTCACGCCGGTCGGGGGATTCTGTTTCCTGGCGGGCTGGGTATTGATGTTGATTGGCGCGTTGCGTCTTAAGAAAAGGGCAGAACGCCATGAATAA